The following proteins are co-located in the Hippoglossus stenolepis isolate QCI-W04-F060 chromosome 23, HSTE1.2, whole genome shotgun sequence genome:
- the LOC118102688 gene encoding homeodomain-interacting protein kinase 2-like, which translates to MIKLQGLYVKAANQEVATLKKLRSLDTFYLVQWYQYFVDRGHICLEFEHLDKSLFDFMKEQHFRPLLLKEIRPIVQQIAHALNHLKAAGIVHADLKLDNIMLVDHLREPFRVKVIDFGLACEVSAAKLGSYIQTRPYRSPEIMLGHPFTEAIDMWSLGCMAAAMYLGTMLYPGLGEYEMIKYIMDTQGQLPDTMLNHGGKTPQFFTRKVDSTTSVWKLKTPEEYCKETGRQPMENRCFKFTSLTASCISDASALTTLQIKLQRWPTSTCLWTC; encoded by the exons ATGATTAAACTGCAGGGCTTGTATGTAAAGGCGGCAAATCAAGAG GTGGCTACTCTGAAGAAATTGAGATCGTTGGACACGTTCTACCTTGTCCAGTGGTACCAGTACTTCGTTGACAGAGGACACATTTGCCTGGAGTTTGAGCACCTGGACAAAAGTCTCTTTGATTTCATGAAGGAACAACATTTCAGACCTCTCCTTCTGAAAGAGATCAGACCAATTGTCCAGCAG ATTGCCCATGCACTCAACCACTTGAAGGCTGCAGGGATTGTCCACGCAGACCTCAAGTTGGACAACATCATGTTGGTCGATCATCTACGGGAGCCCTTCAGGGTCAAAGTGATCGACTTTGGACTGGCGTGTGAGGTGTCAGCTGCCAAGTTGGGTTCCTACATTCAGACCCGTCCATACCG ATCCCCAGAGATCATGCTGGGGCATCCCTTCACAGAGGCCatagacatgtggtctctgggCTGCATGGCTGCTGCGATGTACCTCGGGACCATGCTCTACCCTGGATTGGGTGAATATGAAATG ATCAAATACATCATGGACACTCAGGGTCAGCTACCCGACACCATGCTGAACCATGGAGGTAAAACTCCACAATTCTTCACGAGGAAAGTCGACTCCACCACCTCTGTCTGGAAACTCAAG acaccagaggaGTACTGCAAAGAGACGGGAAGGCAGCCAATGGAGAACAGGTGTTTTAAGTTCACCTCCCTGACGGCCTCTTGCAT ATCCGACGCATCAGCACTCACAACTCTGCAGATAAAATTGCAGAGATGGCCGACGTCCACATGTTTGTGGACATGCTGA